A single genomic interval of Euwallacea similis isolate ESF13 chromosome 2, ESF131.1, whole genome shotgun sequence harbors:
- the LOC136419445 gene encoding microtubule-associated protein futsch isoform X3 — MADTVKKSRIVSDEEKDLEEALLEEFNIRLKNCMSQDDLQKEEEPPGMDDTYENLPRISSPQKHIAITQNFLQNEVQENYYDEPKALLRHNGLNEEQIYECIPEKTDNLDQNYVPMVENKTVDLSAPQEYEQMEVGKEITSNLYESVEMRPDEMQQETPKLNLPTTCLTDYSEEKSPEKCSAKDRMFLSCDETSTLLFTQTVTSPMLTPSEENIDFLKGFQRDNTISDETNITPPKEEKPHDNATEEAHNSEENFYENTEFYKNTTPENMYENLMVQTDIVAEPDEGVYEHLEISTKEAIYENINEGLNKNESTKSLDDTDDGSLEEFIRNEKEVSDSFKVNNDVKTEEVSNGTITNEVNSKFTSETYKELIHHHKSETSSNYCEKYTEVLTKRSRSEVISNREKDTETVPPEIVKQLKSQFQSSKTEVVGLVRKTSETKSATLINQIKTKFEGGAEGQEGKMGNMDDDSTEYTETIVESSAPGEVSMSIKKKKVKKTRKEEKENISVTPNGSVDGEYIYNVSVKNLCRSFGDLTKLEKDRNNRKNVDRTRTKSLTDVVNNSNNNHIDNVFSGVSVRTLKERFSSLGTNNSSCCFKNPNSKSSFSKFDALQKKNVLHVRSSDSTKAQEKFSNGAQIELPSNCRACGKQVFQMEQIKAEKAVWHQKCFRCTECSKQLTVDTYESNDGNLYCKPHFKALFAPKAVEEDPSPSDKPDLGLEELQSLNVKERFQHFEHFQSQHTETSDIERASGKVERSPSILSKLAKFQKHGMDIGVSNEALDGVPIEESESEEEEEEVPEGDDPDLVRARKVQKEKPFHFTGMSDVKKRWEQGDHAREERREETKQEIQNIRTRLFMGKQEKMKEAYQQAVMQSDSSANLRKNLSEEIEVCDTKSIKERFEKGEMANDRLNRDNRNEEEEVYESEISKKSRSMFLELDASASKPPQISPVTPPKLEVKKAREAYLEKTSKEDTVKSTEQVEEIEVRTAEIQERFKFFETYKEPQKEKRQFRITPPRDPSQVKNDTPEREIYRDPEVVRSEEYIDDSKVAQESHTASKMLNKFRQMEENLSKEPEVLGPKPLKCFTPPPEPARPESRSDEEEESSEYEEEDEDETDQTGKLPEDLIEAQKAARAKQLRAKFEKWEANEIKKEQNSVNVVEEFGEEQSQVESTRVIRAKFEQMRDSSNGSPKSPRVKPNRFVEISAAITETCQSCNDKVYPLEKISIHGNIYHKSCFKCMECSCILRMDSYSYNQGLLYCTPHFKRLFITKGNYDSAFGLDQHKEKWQNTVNNMTVA, encoded by the exons ATGGCCGACACAGTGAAGAAGTCGCGAATAGTAAGTGACGAGGAAAAAGATCTGGAAGAGGCTTTGCTGGAAGAATTTAATATCAGACTAAAAAATTGCATGAGCCAA GACGACCTTCAAAAGGAAGAAGAACCTCCTGGAATGGACGACACCTACGAAAACCTACCGAGAATCTCTTCTCCTCAAAAGCATATTGCAATCACACAGAACTTCCTGCAGAATGAGGTACAGGAGAACTACTACGATGAGCCTAAAGCGCTGCTCAGACACAACGGGCTCAATGAGGAGCAAATTTACGAATGCATTCCCGAGAAGACTGACAATTTGGACCAAAACTACGTTCCAATGGTAGAGAATAAGACAGTAGATTTAAGCGCGCCCCAGGAGTATGAGCAAATGGAAGTGGGGAAAGAAATCACCTCCAATCTCTATGAAAGCGTAGAGATGAGGCCTGATGAGATGCAACAGGAGACTCCAAAGTTGAACTTGCCCACCACGTGTCTTACAGACTACTCAGAGGAAAAATCTCCAGAGAAATGCTCAGCTAAAGACCGAATGTTTTTGAGTTGCGATGAAACATCCACTTTATTGTTCACTCAAACCGTTACCTCGCCAATGCTAACTCCCAGTGAAGAGAACATAGACTTCCTCAAAGGGTTTCAGAGAGACAATACAATTTCTGATGAAACAAATATCACTCCACCTAAGGAGGAAAAACCTCACGATAATGCTACGGAAGAGGCCCATAACTCTGAAGAAAACTTCTATGAAAACACGGAATTCTATAAAAACACTACTCCAGAAAATATGTACGAAAACCTCATGGTACAGACTGATATCGTAGCAGAGCCTGATGAGGGTGTTTATGAACATTTGGAGATTTCTACTAAAGAAGCTATTTATGAAAACATCAACGAGGgtttaaacaaaaacgaaTCTACTAAAAGCCTGGACGACACCGATGATGGGAGTTTAGAGGAGTTTATCAGAAACGAGAAGGAGGTTTCTGATAGCTTTAAAGTGAATAACGACGTTAAGACTGAAGAAGTCAGCAATGGCACAATAACAAACGAAGTGAACTCAAAATTCACAAGTGAAACTTACAAAGAACTCATCCACCACCACAAGTCTGAAACCAGTTCAAACTACTGCGAAAAGTATACTGAAGTTTTGACCAAGAGATCCAGAAGTGAGGTGATTAGTAACAGGGAAAAGGACACGGAAACTGTTCCTCCAGAGATagtaaaacagttaaaaagcCAGTTTCAGAGTAGTAAAACTGAGGTGGTGGGGTTAGTGAGGAAAACTTCAGAGACCAAGAGTGCCACCcttattaatcaaattaagaCCAAATTCGAGGGAGGAGCAGAGGGGCAGGAAGGAAAAATGGGGAATATGGATGATGAT agcACTGAATATACCGAAACTATAGTAGAGTCGTCCGCACCCGGCGAAGTATCCATgtcaataaaaaagaaaaaagtgaaaaagacCCGAAAAGAGGAAAAAGAGAACATATCGGTT ACCCCAAACGGATCCGTAGATGGGGAGTATATTTACAATGTTAGCGTCAAAAATTTG TGTAGATCGTTTGGcgatttaacaaaattagaaaaggATAGGAATAACCGAAAGAACGTTGATCGAACG CGCACTAAATCGCTGACGGACGTGGTCAATAATTCTAACAATAACCACATCGATAACGTATTTTCAGGAGTGTCAGTAAGGACCTTG AAAGAAAGGTTTAGCAGCCTCGGGACTAACAATAGTAGTTGCTGCTTCAAAAACCCGAATTCG aaatcGAGCTTCTCGAAATTTGATGCTCTCCAGAAGAAGAACGTACTTCACGTCAGATCCTCAGACTCCACTAAGGCTCAGGAGAAGTTTAGCAAT GGCGCTCAAATCGAACTCCCATCGAACTGCAGGGCCTGCGGCAAGCAAGTTTTCCAAATGGAGCAGATTAAAGCCGAAAAGGCGGTGTGGCACCAGAAGTGCTTCCGTTGTACTGAGTGCAGCAAGCAATTGAC AGTAGACACTTACGAAAGCAACGATGGTAATCTCTATTGCAAACCCCATTTCAAAGCATTATTCGCGCCTAAAGCAGTCGAAGAAGACCCTTCTC CCAGCGATAAGCCGGACTTGGGCCTAGAAGAACTGCAAAGTCTCAATGTCAAAGAGCGATTCCAACACTTCGAGCATTTTCAATCTCAGCACACTGAAACGAGCGATATTGAAAGAGCATCAGGCAAAGTGGAGCGATCTCCCAGTATTTTGTCCAAATTGGCTAA ATTCCAGAAACATGGCATGGACATTGGAGTGTCTAATGAAGCATTAGATGGGGTGCCTATTGAGGAGTCCGAGTCAgaagaggaggaggaggaagtGCCTGAGGGCGACGATCCAGATCTGGTGAG GGCgagaaaagtacaaaaagaaaaacctttCCATTTCACTGGAATGTCCGATGTGAAAAAAAGATGGGAGCAGGGCGACCACGCCCGAGAAGAGAGGAGAGAAGAGACTAAACAAGAGATACAGAATATTAGGACCCGGCTGTTcatg GGCAAACAGGAGAAAATGAAGGAGGCCTACCAGCAAGCGGTGATGCAGAGCGATTCAAGCGCGAATCTAAGGAAAAATCTCTCGGAGGAAATCGAGGTCTGTGATACGAAGTCAATCAAGGAGCGATTCGAGAAAGGGGAGATGGCCAATGACAGGCTTAATCGGGACAACAGGAACGAGGAGGAGGAAGTGTACGAAAGCG AAATAAGCAAAAAGTCCAGGTCAATGTTCCTAGAATTAGACGCTAGTGCATCGAAACCACCCCAAATTTCTCCGGTCACTCCCCCCAAATTAGAAGTCAAAAAGGCCAGAGAA GCGTACCTGGAAAAAACCAGCAAAGAAGACACCGTTAAGTCTACTGAACAGGTGGAGGAAATTGAAGTGCGAACTGCGGAGATACAGGAGCGGTTTAAATTCTTTGAAACCTACAAGGAACCCCAGAAGGAAAAGCGGCAGTTTCGGATAACCCCACCGAGAGACCCCTCTCAAGTCAAG AATGACACACCAGAACGTGAAATTTACCGTGATCCTGAGGTAGTGCGATCTGAGGAGTATATCGATGACTCCAAAGTGGCCCAAGAGTCTCATACTGCTTCCAAAATGCTCAACAAATTCAGGCAAATGGAGGAGAATCTCTCTAAAGAGCCCGAAGTTTTAg GCCCCAAACCGTTGAAATGTTTCACTCCCCCTCCTGAGCCAGCGAGACCTGAATCTCGGAGCGACGAAGAGGAGGAGTCTTCAGAGTATGAGGAAGAAGATGAGGATGAAACTGACCAGACTGGAAAACTGCCTGAAGATCTAATTGAA GCCCAAAAAGCCGCCAGGGCAAAACAGCTGAGGGCTAAATTCGAGAAATGGGAGGCGAATGAAATCAAGAAGGAGCAGAATTCTGTGAATGTAGTGGAAGAATTTGGGGAGGAGCAGTCGCAAGTTGAGTCCACAAGGGt AATAAGAGCCAAGTTCGAACAAATGAGAGACTCAAGTAATGGATCTCCCAAATCGCCAAGAGTGAAGCCCAATCGCTTCGTG gaaatttcGGCTGCTATAACCGAAACATGTCAGAGCTGCAACGACAAGGTCTATCCTCTGGAAAAAATATCCATTCACGGCAATATTTACCACAAGAGCTGCTTCAAGTGCATGGAATGTTCCTGCATATTAAG GATGGATTCCTACTCGTATAACCAGGGCCTGCTCTATTGCACGCCTCATTTTAAGCGGCTTTTCATCACTAAAGGCAACTACGACTCGGCTTTTGGGCTTGACCAGCACAAGGAAAAATGGCAAAACACTGTCAATAATATGACAGTGGCGTAA
- the LOC136419445 gene encoding uncharacterized protein isoform X2 — MADTVKKSRIVSDEEKDLEEALLEEFNIRLKNCMSQDDLQKEEEPPGMDDTYENLPRISSPQKHIAITQNFLQNEVQENYYDEPKALLRHNGLNEEQIYECIPEKTDNLDQNYVPMVENKTVDLSAPQEYEQMEVGKEITSNLYESVEMRPDEMQQETPKLNLPTTCLTDYSEEKSPEKCSAKDRMFLSCDETSTLLFTQTVTSPMLTPSEENIDFLKGFQRDNTISDETNITPPKEEKPHDNATEEAHNSEENFYENTEFYKNTTPENMYENLMVQTDIVAEPDEGVYEHLEISTKEAIYENINEGLNKNESTKSLDDTDDGSLEEFIRNEKEVSDSFKVNNDVKTEEVSNGTITNEVNSKFTSETYKELIHHHKSETSSNYCEKYTEVLTKRSRSEVISNREKDTETVPPEIVKQLKSQFQSSKTEVVGLVRKTSETKSATLINQIKTKFEGGAEGQEGKMGNMDDDSTEYTETIVESSAPGEVSMSIKKKKVKKTRKEEKENISVTPNGSVDGEYIYNVSVKNLCRSFGDLTKLEKDRNNRKNVDRTRTKSLTDVVNNSNNNHIDNVFSGVSVRTLKSSFSKFDALQKKNVLHVRSSDSTKAQEKFSNGAQIELPSNCRACGKQVFQMEQIKAEKAVWHQKCFRCTECSKQLTVDTYESNDGNLYCKPHFKALFAPKAVEEDPSPRPRKPELIIRENEPQELPPGVVRASDKPDLGLEELQSLNVKERFQHFEHFQSQHTETSDIERASGKVERSPSILSKLAKFQKHGMDIGVSNEALDGVPIEESESEEEEEEVPEGDDPDLVRARKVQKEKPFHFTGMSDVKKRWEQGDHAREERREETKQEIQNIRTRLFMGKQEKMKEAYQQAVMQSDSSANLRKNLSEEIEVCDTKSIKERFEKGEMANDRLNRDNRNEEEEVYESEISKKSRSMFLELDASASKPPQISPVTPPKLEVKKAREAYLEKTSKEDTVKSTEQVEEIEVRTAEIQERFKFFETYKEPQKEKRQFRITPPRDPSQVKNDTPEREIYRDPEVVRSEEYIDDSKVAQESHTASKMLNKFRQMEENLSKEPEVLGPKPLKCFTPPPEPARPESRSDEEEESSEYEEEDEDETDQTGKLPEDLIEAQKAARAKQLRAKFEKWEANEIKKEQNSVNVVEEFGEEQSQVESTRVIRAKFEQMRDSSNGSPKSPRVKPNRFVEISAAITETCQSCNDKVYPLEKISIHGNIYHKSCFKCMECSCILRMDSYSYNQGLLYCTPHFKRLFITKGNYDSAFGLDQHKEKWQNTVNNMTVA; from the exons ATGGCCGACACAGTGAAGAAGTCGCGAATAGTAAGTGACGAGGAAAAAGATCTGGAAGAGGCTTTGCTGGAAGAATTTAATATCAGACTAAAAAATTGCATGAGCCAA GACGACCTTCAAAAGGAAGAAGAACCTCCTGGAATGGACGACACCTACGAAAACCTACCGAGAATCTCTTCTCCTCAAAAGCATATTGCAATCACACAGAACTTCCTGCAGAATGAGGTACAGGAGAACTACTACGATGAGCCTAAAGCGCTGCTCAGACACAACGGGCTCAATGAGGAGCAAATTTACGAATGCATTCCCGAGAAGACTGACAATTTGGACCAAAACTACGTTCCAATGGTAGAGAATAAGACAGTAGATTTAAGCGCGCCCCAGGAGTATGAGCAAATGGAAGTGGGGAAAGAAATCACCTCCAATCTCTATGAAAGCGTAGAGATGAGGCCTGATGAGATGCAACAGGAGACTCCAAAGTTGAACTTGCCCACCACGTGTCTTACAGACTACTCAGAGGAAAAATCTCCAGAGAAATGCTCAGCTAAAGACCGAATGTTTTTGAGTTGCGATGAAACATCCACTTTATTGTTCACTCAAACCGTTACCTCGCCAATGCTAACTCCCAGTGAAGAGAACATAGACTTCCTCAAAGGGTTTCAGAGAGACAATACAATTTCTGATGAAACAAATATCACTCCACCTAAGGAGGAAAAACCTCACGATAATGCTACGGAAGAGGCCCATAACTCTGAAGAAAACTTCTATGAAAACACGGAATTCTATAAAAACACTACTCCAGAAAATATGTACGAAAACCTCATGGTACAGACTGATATCGTAGCAGAGCCTGATGAGGGTGTTTATGAACATTTGGAGATTTCTACTAAAGAAGCTATTTATGAAAACATCAACGAGGgtttaaacaaaaacgaaTCTACTAAAAGCCTGGACGACACCGATGATGGGAGTTTAGAGGAGTTTATCAGAAACGAGAAGGAGGTTTCTGATAGCTTTAAAGTGAATAACGACGTTAAGACTGAAGAAGTCAGCAATGGCACAATAACAAACGAAGTGAACTCAAAATTCACAAGTGAAACTTACAAAGAACTCATCCACCACCACAAGTCTGAAACCAGTTCAAACTACTGCGAAAAGTATACTGAAGTTTTGACCAAGAGATCCAGAAGTGAGGTGATTAGTAACAGGGAAAAGGACACGGAAACTGTTCCTCCAGAGATagtaaaacagttaaaaagcCAGTTTCAGAGTAGTAAAACTGAGGTGGTGGGGTTAGTGAGGAAAACTTCAGAGACCAAGAGTGCCACCcttattaatcaaattaagaCCAAATTCGAGGGAGGAGCAGAGGGGCAGGAAGGAAAAATGGGGAATATGGATGATGAT agcACTGAATATACCGAAACTATAGTAGAGTCGTCCGCACCCGGCGAAGTATCCATgtcaataaaaaagaaaaaagtgaaaaagacCCGAAAAGAGGAAAAAGAGAACATATCGGTT ACCCCAAACGGATCCGTAGATGGGGAGTATATTTACAATGTTAGCGTCAAAAATTTG TGTAGATCGTTTGGcgatttaacaaaattagaaaaggATAGGAATAACCGAAAGAACGTTGATCGAACG CGCACTAAATCGCTGACGGACGTGGTCAATAATTCTAACAATAACCACATCGATAACGTATTTTCAGGAGTGTCAGTAAGGACCTTG aaatcGAGCTTCTCGAAATTTGATGCTCTCCAGAAGAAGAACGTACTTCACGTCAGATCCTCAGACTCCACTAAGGCTCAGGAGAAGTTTAGCAAT GGCGCTCAAATCGAACTCCCATCGAACTGCAGGGCCTGCGGCAAGCAAGTTTTCCAAATGGAGCAGATTAAAGCCGAAAAGGCGGTGTGGCACCAGAAGTGCTTCCGTTGTACTGAGTGCAGCAAGCAATTGAC AGTAGACACTTACGAAAGCAACGATGGTAATCTCTATTGCAAACCCCATTTCAAAGCATTATTCGCGCCTAAAGCAGTCGAAGAAGACCCTTCTC CGAGACCTAGAAAGCCCGAGCTAATAATTCGCGAGAATGAACCCCAAGAATTACCTCCTGGCGTAGTCAGAG CCAGCGATAAGCCGGACTTGGGCCTAGAAGAACTGCAAAGTCTCAATGTCAAAGAGCGATTCCAACACTTCGAGCATTTTCAATCTCAGCACACTGAAACGAGCGATATTGAAAGAGCATCAGGCAAAGTGGAGCGATCTCCCAGTATTTTGTCCAAATTGGCTAA ATTCCAGAAACATGGCATGGACATTGGAGTGTCTAATGAAGCATTAGATGGGGTGCCTATTGAGGAGTCCGAGTCAgaagaggaggaggaggaagtGCCTGAGGGCGACGATCCAGATCTGGTGAG GGCgagaaaagtacaaaaagaaaaacctttCCATTTCACTGGAATGTCCGATGTGAAAAAAAGATGGGAGCAGGGCGACCACGCCCGAGAAGAGAGGAGAGAAGAGACTAAACAAGAGATACAGAATATTAGGACCCGGCTGTTcatg GGCAAACAGGAGAAAATGAAGGAGGCCTACCAGCAAGCGGTGATGCAGAGCGATTCAAGCGCGAATCTAAGGAAAAATCTCTCGGAGGAAATCGAGGTCTGTGATACGAAGTCAATCAAGGAGCGATTCGAGAAAGGGGAGATGGCCAATGACAGGCTTAATCGGGACAACAGGAACGAGGAGGAGGAAGTGTACGAAAGCG AAATAAGCAAAAAGTCCAGGTCAATGTTCCTAGAATTAGACGCTAGTGCATCGAAACCACCCCAAATTTCTCCGGTCACTCCCCCCAAATTAGAAGTCAAAAAGGCCAGAGAA GCGTACCTGGAAAAAACCAGCAAAGAAGACACCGTTAAGTCTACTGAACAGGTGGAGGAAATTGAAGTGCGAACTGCGGAGATACAGGAGCGGTTTAAATTCTTTGAAACCTACAAGGAACCCCAGAAGGAAAAGCGGCAGTTTCGGATAACCCCACCGAGAGACCCCTCTCAAGTCAAG AATGACACACCAGAACGTGAAATTTACCGTGATCCTGAGGTAGTGCGATCTGAGGAGTATATCGATGACTCCAAAGTGGCCCAAGAGTCTCATACTGCTTCCAAAATGCTCAACAAATTCAGGCAAATGGAGGAGAATCTCTCTAAAGAGCCCGAAGTTTTAg GCCCCAAACCGTTGAAATGTTTCACTCCCCCTCCTGAGCCAGCGAGACCTGAATCTCGGAGCGACGAAGAGGAGGAGTCTTCAGAGTATGAGGAAGAAGATGAGGATGAAACTGACCAGACTGGAAAACTGCCTGAAGATCTAATTGAA GCCCAAAAAGCCGCCAGGGCAAAACAGCTGAGGGCTAAATTCGAGAAATGGGAGGCGAATGAAATCAAGAAGGAGCAGAATTCTGTGAATGTAGTGGAAGAATTTGGGGAGGAGCAGTCGCAAGTTGAGTCCACAAGGGt AATAAGAGCCAAGTTCGAACAAATGAGAGACTCAAGTAATGGATCTCCCAAATCGCCAAGAGTGAAGCCCAATCGCTTCGTG gaaatttcGGCTGCTATAACCGAAACATGTCAGAGCTGCAACGACAAGGTCTATCCTCTGGAAAAAATATCCATTCACGGCAATATTTACCACAAGAGCTGCTTCAAGTGCATGGAATGTTCCTGCATATTAAG GATGGATTCCTACTCGTATAACCAGGGCCTGCTCTATTGCACGCCTCATTTTAAGCGGCTTTTCATCACTAAAGGCAACTACGACTCGGCTTTTGGGCTTGACCAGCACAAGGAAAAATGGCAAAACACTGTCAATAATATGACAGTGGCGTAA